One segment of Erigeron canadensis isolate Cc75 chromosome 2, C_canadensis_v1, whole genome shotgun sequence DNA contains the following:
- the LOC122586792 gene encoding chlorophyll a-b binding protein CP26, chloroplastic-like: MASLAATTAATSLSVSEMLGNKVNYSSAARTAPSTSSPVTFKTVALFQKKKPAPKAKPAAVTPASDELAKWYGPERRIFLPEGLLDRSEIPEYLNGEVAGDYGYDPFGLGKKPEDFAKYQAFELIHARWAMLGAAGCIIPEAFNKYGAACGPEAVWFKTGALLLDGNTLNYFGKNIPINLVLAVVAEVVLVGGAEYYRITNGLDFEDKLHPGGPFDPLGLGKDPDQLALLKVKEIKNGRLAMFSMFAFFIQAYVTGEGPVENLTSHLSDPFGNNILTVISGNIERTPTL, translated from the exons ATGGCTTCTTTGGCAGCAACAACTGCGGCAACCTCCCTCAGTGTGTCGGAAATGCTTGGGAACAAAGTCAACTACTCGAGTGCAGCCAGGACGGCTCCTTCTACTTCCAGTCCTGTCACCTTTAAGACAGTTGCCCTTTTCCAAAAGAAGAAACCTGCACCAAAGGCTAAGCCAGCAGCCGTCACCCCGGCTTCAGACGAGCTCGCCAAGTGGTATG GACCTGAGAGAAGAATCTTCTTGCCAGAAGGTCTTTTGGACCGATCAGAAATCCCAGAGTACCTCAACGGAGAAGTCGCTGGAGA CTATGGTTATGATCCTTTTGGTCTTGGAAAGAAACCAGAAGACTTTGCCAA ATATCAAGCTTTTGAGCTGATTCATGCACGATGGGCAATGTTGGGTGCAGCCGGTTGCATTATTCCAGAGGCCTTCAACAAATATGGTGCTGCCTGTGGCCCTGAAGCCGTCTGGTTCAAG ACTGGAGCTCTGCTACTCGATGGCAATACATTGAACTACTTCGGAAAGAACATCCCCATTAACCTGGTCTTGGCAGTCGTTGCTGAGGTTGTTCTTGTAGGTGGTGCAGAATACTACAGAATCACCAATGGCTTG GATTTTGAGGACAAGTTGCACCCTGGTGGACCATTTGATCCGTTGGGTCTTGGCAAGGACCCAGACCAGCTCGCTCTGTTGAAGGTTAAGGAAATCAAGAATGGTAGACTAGCAATGTTCTCAATGTTTGCATTCTTCATCCAAGCATATGTGACCGGAGAGGGTCCAGTAGAAAACCTTACATCTCACTTAAGTGATCCCTTTGGAAACAACATACTAACTGTGATTTCTGGGAACATCGAAAGAACCCCAACCCTATAA